Within Malus domestica chromosome 04, GDT2T_hap1, the genomic segment tttttcttttcaaaagcaCAAAGGCTCGACTTTCATAGAAAGTCCACCCCACCTGAATTAACTCCCTAATTTCCACCCCACCCAACCGAAGGCCACCGTCATCAGCACGGCACCATTCTCTTCCCTGGTCTTCACGCACGGGTCAACTTGTTCATAGAAAGTCCACCCCAAACAAATTAACTCCCTAATTTCCACCCCAACCAACAGAAGACCACAGTCATCAGCACAGCACCATTCTCTTCCCTGGTCTTCACGCGCAGATCAACTTAATGTATACCGAAGGCCACCGTCATCAGCACAGCACCATTTTCTTCCCCGGTCTTCACGCACAGACCATCCAATGATAAAATCTTCGATCCGTCACTGGTTACAACActgtttaatttatttgtcattATCTTAATTACATTGCATCGTTGCATGTTACGTCATCTTTGCAATAACTTCAATCTCACTCCTAAAAgataaaaggaataaaaaagaagaaaaggaacaaAGTTGGCTTTCCCTGAATGCATATATATAAGTACAATCAAGTTCATGAATATTGTCAAGCTAATTAACCATTCACAGTAGCACTACATCATATTCTTCATTTCTTCCATTCTTGCCAGTAGTACTACATCATATTCTTCATTTCTTCCATTCTTGCCAGTAGTGCTACAAGCTATTGTGCTAGGTTGcccaaatatatattattaacaCACTAAGATGATTGGGTGGGAAGATGTTTACAAGGTGGTGGCGGCCACGGTTCCACTCTATGTTGCCCTAATTTTAGGGTACGGCTCAGTAAGGTGGTGGCACATATTCACTCCCGAGCAGTGTGGCGCGATCAACCGCTTCGTTTGTTTCTTTACTCTCCCACTCTTCACGTTCGAATTCACTGCACATGTGGATCCTTACAAATGGAACTACCGCTTCATCGGCGCCGACTTCATCTCTAAGCTCATAATCGTGGTGGTGCTAGCACTTTGGGCCAAGTGCAGCAGCAAAGGAAGCTACAGTTGGTCCATCACAAGCTTCTCTTTGTGCACGTTAACTAATTCCCTAGTGGTTGGTGTGCCCTTGATTAAAGCCATGTATGGTTCGTCATCCGTTGACCTTGTTGTTCAAGCATCGGTCGTGCAGGCCATCGTATGGCTCACCATTCTTTTGTTCGTCTTGGAATTTCGACGTACTGGGTCGATAGACATAGTTTCAAGTCGTACTAATGTCAACACTCGAGTTCAATCGGTTGATCCACAAGGGAAGGATGTAGAAGCCATGGAGGAGATAACAATAAGTGCTAGGCCTTCCTTTTGGTATTTGATGAAGGCTGTGTGGGTGAAACTTGGAATGAATCCCAACTCCTATGCAGTTTTTATTGGTATTGCTTGGGCTCTTATAGCAAAAAGGTACtaaatatatgcatatatctATATAATATGCaagaaaatatttattaattatatttgagtATTGATTAACTAAATATCTTACGTTTTTTCATATATGTCTctgtaaattaattaataaatttatggGTGCTGCAGGTGGC encodes:
- the LOC103419524 gene encoding auxin efflux carrier component 5, with amino-acid sequence MIGWEDVYKVVAATVPLYVALILGYGSVRWWHIFTPEQCGAINRFVCFFTLPLFTFEFTAHVDPYKWNYRFIGADFISKLIIVVVLALWAKCSSKGSYSWSITSFSLCTLTNSLVVGVPLIKAMYGSSSVDLVVQASVVQAIVWLTILLFVLEFRRTGSIDIVSSRTNVNTRVQSVDPQGKDVEAMEEITISARPSFWYLMKAVWVKLGMNPNSYAVFIGIAWALIAKRWHIELPSIMEGSVSIMSKAGTGTAMFSMGIFMALQEKFVACGTSLTIIGMVLRFIAGPAAMAIGSIAVGLHGDVLRVAIIQAAVPQSITSFIYAKEYGLHAEVLSTAVIFGMLVSLPVLIAYYAVLGFVH